CGTTGAAGGTATCAATCTGGTTAAAAAGCATCAGAAGCCGGTTCCGGCCCTGAATCAACCAGGCGGCATCGTTGAAAAAGAAGCGGCAATTCAGGTTTCTAACGTTGCAATCTTTAATGCGGCAACTGGTAAGGCTGACCGTGTAGGCTTTAGATTTGAAGACGGTAAAAAAGTCCGTTTCTTTAAATCTAATAGCGAAACTATCAAGTAATTTGGAGTAGTACGATGGCGAAACTGCATGATTACTACAAAGACGAAGTAGTTAAAAAACTCATGACTGAGTTTAGCTACAATTCTGTCATGCAAGTCCCTCGGGTCGAGAAGATCACCCTTAACATGGGTGTTGGTGAAGCAATCGCTGACAAGAAACTGCTGGATAATGCAGCAGCTGACTTGGCAGCTATCTCCGGTCAAAAACCGTTGATCACCAAAGCACGCAAATCTGTTGCAGGCTTCAAAATCCGCCAGGGCTATCCGATCGGCTGTAAAGTAACTCTGCGTGGCGAACGCATGTGGGAGTTTCTTGAGCGACTGATTACCATTGCTGTACCGCGTATCCGTGACTTCCGTGGCTTGCCCGCCAAGTCATTCGATGGTCGTGGTAATTACAGCATGGGTGTGCGTGAGCAGATCATCTTCCCGGAAATCGACTATGACAAAGTCGATCGCGTTCGTGGTTTGGATATTACCATTACCACTACTGCGAAATCCGATGATGAAGGCCGTGCGCTGTTGGCCGCTTTTAACTTCCCGTTCCGCAAGTAAGGTAGGGTTACTAATGGCTAAGCAATCCATGAAAGCACGCGAAGTTGTTCGTGTGAAACTGGCTGATAAATACCGCGCTAAACGCGAGGAATTAAAAGCTATTATCTCTGGTGTGAACACATCCGACGAAGAACGTTGGGATGCGGTTCTTAAGCTGCAGACTCTGCCGCGTGATTCCAGCCCGTCTCGTCAGCGTAATCGCTGCCGCCAAACTGGTCGTCCGCATGCTTTCCTGCGGAAGTTCGGGTTGAGCCGTATCAAGGTCCGTGAAGCCGCTATGCGCGGTGAAATTCCGGGTCTGAAAAAGGCTAGCTGGTAATTGTCACCAATTGAATCACGGGAGTAAAGACAGATGAGCATGCAAGATCCGATCGCGGATATGCTGACCCGTATCCGTAACGGTCAAGCCGCGAACAAAGTTGCGGTCACCATGCCTTCTTCCAAGCTGAAAGTGGCAATTGCCAACGTGCTGAAGGAAGAAGGTTACATTGAAGATTTTAAAATCGAAGGCGACGCCAAGCCGGTTCTGGAATTAGAACTTAAATATTTCCAGGGCAAGGCAGTGGTAGAAAGCATTCAGCGAGTAAGCCGTCCAGGTCTGCGCATCTATAAAAGAAAAGATGAGCTGCCGAAAGTCATGGCTGGTTTAGGTATCGCGGTTGTTTCTACCTCTAAAGGTGTTATGACTGATCGTGCAGCTCGCCAGGCAGGTCTTGGTGGCGAGATTATCTGCTACGTAGCTTAATCGGGAGGAAAGAATGTCTCGTGTTGCAAAAGCACCCGTCGTCATTCCTGCCGGCGTAGAGGTAAAACTCAACGGTCAGGATGTTTCGATTAAGGGTAAAAACGGCGAGCTGAGTCGTAAGATCCATGATGCTGTTGAAGTTAAGCAGGCTGACAACGTTCTGACTTTCGCTCCGCGCGAGGGTTTCGTTGACGGATGGGCCCAGGCGGGCACTACCCGCGCTCTGTTGAACGCAATGGTTATAGGTGTTACCGAAGGCTTCACCAAGAAGCTGCAACTGGTTGGTGTTGGTTACCGTGCTGCCGTTAAAGGCAACGTAGTGAACCTGTCTCTTGGGTTCTCTCACCCGGTTGATCACGCACTGCCGGCAGGTATTACTGCTGAATGTCCGAGCCAGACTGAAATCGTACTGAAAGGTGCTGATAAGCAGGTTATTGGTCAGGTCGCTGCGGAATTACGCGCCTACCGTCGTCCTGAGCCGTATAAAGGCAAGGGTGTCCGTTACGCCGACGAAGTCGTGCGTACCAAAGAGGCTAAGAAGAAGTAAGGTAACACTATGGATAAGAAAGCAGCTCGTATCCGTCGTGCGACCCGCGCACGCCGCAAACTCCAGGAACTGGGTGCGACGCGTCTGGTGGTACATCGTACCCCGCGCCATATTTATGCGCAGGTCATCGCACCGAACGGTTCTGAAGTCCTGGTAGCCGCTTCTACTGTAGAAAAAGCTATCGCTGAGCAACTGAAGTATACCGGTAATAAAGATGCAGCAACCGCAGTAGGTAAAGCTATTGCTGAACGCGCATTGGAAAAAGGGATTAAAGACGTATCCTTTGACCGTTCCGGTTTCCAATATCATGGTCGAGTCCAGGCACTGGCAGATGCTGCTCGTGAAGCTGGCCTTCAGTTCTAAGGTAGAGGTGTAAGATGGCTCACATCGAGAAACAAGCTGGCGAACTGCAGGAAAAGCTGATCGCGGTAAATCGCGTATCTAAAACCGTTAAAGGTGGTCGTATTTTTAGCTTCACCGCGCTGACTGTAGTGGGTGATGGTAATGGCCGCGTTGGTTTTGGCTACGGAAAAGCACGCGAAGTTCCGGCAGCAATCCAGAAAGCGATGGAAAAAGCCCGTCGCAATATGATGAATGTCGCGCTGAACAACGGCACCCTGCAGCACCCGGTTAAAGGTGCTCACACGGGTTCTCGTGTGTTCATGCAGCCGGCTTCTGAAGGTACCGGTATTATTGCCGGTGGTGCAATGCGCGCCGTCCTTGAAGTCGCAGGGGTTCACAACGTATTGGCTAAGGCCTATGGTTCCACTAACCCGATTAACGTGGTTCGTGCAACGATTGATGGTCTGGCAAATATGAAGTCCCCGGAAATGGTCGCTGCCAAGCGTGGTAAATCCGTTGAAGAAATTCTGGGGTAATTAACCATGGCAAAGACTATTAAAATAACTCAAACCCGTAGTGCAATCGGTCGTTTGCCGAAACATAAGGCAACACTGCTTGGCCTGGGTCTGCGCCGTATTGGGCATACCGTTGAACGTGAGGATACTCCTGCCGTTCGTGGTATGGTCAACGTGGTTTCCTATATGGTTAAAGTGGAGGAGTAACAGATGCGCTTGAATACTCTGTCTCCGGCCGAAGGTGCTAAACATGCACCGAAGCGTTTAGGTCGTGGTATTGGTTCTGGCCTGGGCAAAACTGGCGGTCGTGGTCACAAAGGTCAGAAGTCTCGTTCTGGCGGTGGCGTACGTCGCGGTTTTGAAGGTGGTCAGATGCCGTTATACCGTCGTCTGCCGAAATTCGGTTTTACTTCTCGCAAGGCAATGATTACGGCAGAAGTTCGTCTGTCCGATCTGGCTAAAGTAGAAGGCGACATCGTTGACCTGAATACGCTGAAAGCCGCTAATGTTATTGGCATTCAGATCGAATTCGCGAAAGTGATTCTGTCTGGTGAAGTTGCTCGTCCGGTAACGATTCGTGGTCTGCGTGTCACTAAAGGCGCTCGTGCTGCTATCGAAACTGCTGGCGGTAAAATTGAGGAATAAGTAGCAGATGGCCAAACAACCAGGATTAGATTTTCAAAGTGCTAAAGGCGGAGTTGGCGAACTGAAGCGCAGACTATTGTTTGTTATCGGTGCGCTGATTGTTTTCCGTATTGGCTCTTTTATCCCAATTCCTGGTATTGATGCCACTGTGCTTGCCAAATTGCTTGAACAGCAGCGAGGCACCATCATTGAAATGTTCAACATGTTCTCTGGTGGTGCTCTCAGCCGTGCTTCTATCTTTGCTCTGGGTATCATGCCGTACATTTCGGCGTCTATTATTATCCAACTGTTAACGGTGGTTCATCCAGCGTTGGCTGAAATAAAGAAAGAAGGGGAAGCTGGCCGTCGTAAGATTAGCCAGTACACCCGTTACGGCACTCTGGTATTGGCAATATTTCAGTCAATCGGTATTGCTACCGGTTTACCGAATATGCCTGGAATGCAGGGCTTGGTGTTAAATCCAGGGTTTGCGTTCTACTTTACCGCTGTTGTGAGCCTGGTCACCGGGACAATGTTTCTGATGTGGTTGGGTGAACAGATTACGGAGCGTGGTATCGGCAACGGTATCTCGATCATAATCTTCGCTGGTATTGTTGCGGGTTTACCGCCGGCCATTGGTCATACCATCGAGCAAGCGCGGCAAGGCGACTTGCACTTCCTCCTGTTGCTGTTGGTTGCAGTTTTAGTGTTTGCAGTAACCTTCTTCGTTGTTTTCATTGAGCGTGGTCAACGTCGTATTGTTGTTAACTATGCCAAGCGTCAACAAGGTCGTCGTGTTTATGCAGCACAGAGTACGCATTTACCGTTGAAAGTGAACATGGCGGGGGTAATTCCGGCTATTTTTGCTTCCAGCATTATTCTGTTCCCAGCCACGATAGCATCTTGGTTTGGGGGCGGTACCGGTTGGAACTGGCTGACTACGATTTCGCTGTATTTACAGCCCGGACAACCGCTTTATGTGCTACTCTATGCGTCTGCAATCATCTTCTTCTGTTTCTTTTATACGGCGTTGGTTTTCAACCCGCGTGAAACAGCAGATAACCTGAAGAAGTCCGGTGCATTCGTGCCAGGAATTCGTCCGGGAGAGCAAACGGCTAAATATATCGATAAAGTAATGACTCGTCTGACTTTGGTCGGTGCGATGTATATTACTTTTATCTGCCTGATCCCGGAGTTCATGCGCGACGCAATGAAAGTGCCTTTCTATTTTGGTGGCACGTCATTATTGATCGTTGTCGTTGTCATCATGGACTTTATGGCTCAAGTGCAAACTCTGATGATGTCGAGTCAATACGAGTCTGCATTGAAGAAAGCAAACCTGAAAGGCTATAACCGTTAATCGGGTGAGCTTGAGAAGTTACGGAGAGTAAAAATGAAAGTTCGTGCTTCTGTCAAGAAATTATGTCGTAACTGTAAGATTGTTAAGCGTAACGGTGTCGTTCGTGTGATCTGCAGTGCCGAACCGAAGCATAAACAGCGTCAGGGCTGATTATCTCGCATATTTTTCTTGCAAAGTTGGGTTGAGCTGGCTAGATTAGCCAGCCAATCTTTTGTATGTAACCGCAATACTATTTGAGTATCCTGAAAACGGGCTTTTCAGAATGGTATTGCTGTATAAAATTGTAGGAGTGCATAGTGGCCCGTATAGCAGGCATTAACATTCCTGATCATAAACATACTGTTATCGCATTAACTGCGATCTACGGTATTGGTAAGACTCGTTCGCAGGCTATTTGTGCTGCTACGGGAATTGCTGAAGATGTTAAGATCAGTGAGCTGTCTGAAGAGCAAATCGATAAGCTGCGTGACGAAGTTGCCAAGTTTGTTGTCGAAGGCGATCTGCGTCGTGAAGTTACCCTGAGCATCAAGCGTCTTATGGATCTTGGTACTTATCGTGGTTTGCGTCATCGTCGTGGTCTGCCGGTTCGCGGTCAGCGTACCAAGACTAACGCCCGTACCCGTAAGGGTCCGCGCAAACCGATCAAGAAATAATCGGGGTGATTGAATAATGGCAAAGGCACCTATTCGTGCACGCAAGCGTGTAAGAAAGCAAGTCTCTGACGGTGTGGCTCATATCCATGCTTCTTTCAACAACACCATCGTTACCATAACGGATCGTCAGGGTAATGCGCTGGGTTGGGCAACTGCCGGTGGTTCCGGTTTCCGTGGTTCTCGTAAATCCACTCCGTTCGCCGCTCAAGTTGCAGCAGAGCGCTGTGCTGAAGCAGTGAAAGAATACGGTATCAAGAACCTGGAAGTTATGGTTAAAGGACCTGGTCCGGGCCGTGAGTCTACTATCCGCGCATTGAACGCGGCTGGTTTCCGCATCACTAATATTACTGATGTGACTCCGATCCCTCATAACGGTTGTCGTCCGCCGAAAAAGCGCCGCGTATAACGCCGCTTTTAGGATTGTTGGAGAAAGAAAATGGCAAGATATTTGGGTCCTAAGCTCAAGCTGAGCCGTCGTGAAGGCACCGACCTGTTTCTGAAGTCTGGTGTTCGTGCGATCGATACCAAGTGTAAAATTGAACAAGCTCCCGGCCAGCATGGTGCGCGTAAACCGCGTCTGTCTGACTATGGTGTGCAGTTGCGTGAAAAGCAAAAAGTTCGCCGTACTTACGGTGTTCTGGAACGCCAGTTCCGTAACTATTATAAAGAAGCAGCACGTCTGAAAGGCAACACTGGTGCAAACCTGTTGCAATTACTGGAAGGGCGTTTGGATAACGTCGTTTATCGTATGGGTTTTGGCGCCACTCGTGCAGAAGCACGTCAGTTGGTCAGCCATAAAGCTATTATGGTAAACGGACGCGTTGTTAGCATCGCTTCTTATCAGGTATCCCCGAATGACGTAGTCAGCATCCGTGAGAAAGCTAAAAAGCAATCTCGCGTTAAAGCCGCTTTGGAGTTGGCTGAACAGCGTGAAAAGCCAACTTGGCTGGAAGTTGATGCTGCCAAGATGGAAGGTGTGTTCAAGCGTATTCCTGAACGTACCGATCTGTCTGCGGACATTAATGAACACCTGATCGTCGAGCTTTACTCCAAGTAAAGCTTAGTACCAAAGAGAGGACACAATGCAGGGTTCTGTGACAGAGTTTCTAAAACCGCGCCTGGTTGATATCGAGCAAGTGAGTTCGACGCACGCCAAGGTGACCCTTGAGCCGTTAGAGCGGGGCTTCGGCCATACTCTCGGCAACGCACTGCGCCGTATTCTGCTTTCATCCATGCCAGGTTGCGCGGTGACCGAGGTTGAGATTGATGGTGTACTGCATGAGTACAGCACCAAAGAAGGCGTACAGGAAGATATCCTGGAAATCCTGCTCAACCTGAAAGGGCTGGCGGTGAGAGTTCAAGGCAAAGATGATGTTATTCTTACCCTGAATAAATCTGGCATTGGCCCTGTGACTGCAGCCGACATCGTCCATGATGGTGATGTCGAAATCGTCAAGCCACAGCATTTGATCTGCCATCTGACTGATGAGAACGCTGCGATCAGCATGCGTATTAAGGTTCAGCGTGGTCGTGGTTATGTGCCGGCGTCTGCCCGTATTCATACGGAAGAAGATGAGCGCCCGATTGGTCGTCTGTTAGTCGATGCTTGCTACAGCCCTGTAGAGCGTATTGCCTATAATGTTGAAGCAGCTCGCGTAGAACAGCGTACTGACTTGGATAAGCTGGTCATCGAAATGGAAACCAATGGCACGATCGATCCTGAAGAGGCGATCCGCCGCGCGGCAACCATTCTGGCTGAACAACTTGAAGCTTTTGTTGACTTACGTGATGTT
This is a stretch of genomic DNA from Brenneria rubrifaciens. It encodes these proteins:
- the rplX gene encoding 50S ribosomal protein L24, with translation MAAKIRRDDEVIVLTGKDKGKRGKVKNVLSASKVIVEGINLVKKHQKPVPALNQPGGIVEKEAAIQVSNVAIFNAATGKADRVGFRFEDGKKVRFFKSNSETIK
- the rplE gene encoding 50S ribosomal protein L5, which codes for MAKLHDYYKDEVVKKLMTEFSYNSVMQVPRVEKITLNMGVGEAIADKKLLDNAAADLAAISGQKPLITKARKSVAGFKIRQGYPIGCKVTLRGERMWEFLERLITIAVPRIRDFRGLPAKSFDGRGNYSMGVREQIIFPEIDYDKVDRVRGLDITITTTAKSDDEGRALLAAFNFPFRK
- the rpsN gene encoding 30S ribosomal protein S14, which translates into the protein MAKQSMKAREVVRVKLADKYRAKREELKAIISGVNTSDEERWDAVLKLQTLPRDSSPSRQRNRCRQTGRPHAFLRKFGLSRIKVREAAMRGEIPGLKKASW
- the rpsH gene encoding 30S ribosomal protein S8 — encoded protein: MSMQDPIADMLTRIRNGQAANKVAVTMPSSKLKVAIANVLKEEGYIEDFKIEGDAKPVLELELKYFQGKAVVESIQRVSRPGLRIYKRKDELPKVMAGLGIAVVSTSKGVMTDRAARQAGLGGEIICYVA
- the rplF gene encoding 50S ribosomal protein L6: MSRVAKAPVVIPAGVEVKLNGQDVSIKGKNGELSRKIHDAVEVKQADNVLTFAPREGFVDGWAQAGTTRALLNAMVIGVTEGFTKKLQLVGVGYRAAVKGNVVNLSLGFSHPVDHALPAGITAECPSQTEIVLKGADKQVIGQVAAELRAYRRPEPYKGKGVRYADEVVRTKEAKKK
- the rplR gene encoding 50S ribosomal protein L18 produces the protein MDKKAARIRRATRARRKLQELGATRLVVHRTPRHIYAQVIAPNGSEVLVAASTVEKAIAEQLKYTGNKDAATAVGKAIAERALEKGIKDVSFDRSGFQYHGRVQALADAAREAGLQF
- the rpsE gene encoding 30S ribosomal protein S5, with amino-acid sequence MAHIEKQAGELQEKLIAVNRVSKTVKGGRIFSFTALTVVGDGNGRVGFGYGKAREVPAAIQKAMEKARRNMMNVALNNGTLQHPVKGAHTGSRVFMQPASEGTGIIAGGAMRAVLEVAGVHNVLAKAYGSTNPINVVRATIDGLANMKSPEMVAAKRGKSVEEILG
- the rpmD gene encoding 50S ribosomal protein L30: MAKTIKITQTRSAIGRLPKHKATLLGLGLRRIGHTVEREDTPAVRGMVNVVSYMVKVEE
- the rplO gene encoding 50S ribosomal protein L15 codes for the protein MRLNTLSPAEGAKHAPKRLGRGIGSGLGKTGGRGHKGQKSRSGGGVRRGFEGGQMPLYRRLPKFGFTSRKAMITAEVRLSDLAKVEGDIVDLNTLKAANVIGIQIEFAKVILSGEVARPVTIRGLRVTKGARAAIETAGGKIEE
- the secY gene encoding preprotein translocase subunit SecY; translated protein: MAKQPGLDFQSAKGGVGELKRRLLFVIGALIVFRIGSFIPIPGIDATVLAKLLEQQRGTIIEMFNMFSGGALSRASIFALGIMPYISASIIIQLLTVVHPALAEIKKEGEAGRRKISQYTRYGTLVLAIFQSIGIATGLPNMPGMQGLVLNPGFAFYFTAVVSLVTGTMFLMWLGEQITERGIGNGISIIIFAGIVAGLPPAIGHTIEQARQGDLHFLLLLLVAVLVFAVTFFVVFIERGQRRIVVNYAKRQQGRRVYAAQSTHLPLKVNMAGVIPAIFASSIILFPATIASWFGGGTGWNWLTTISLYLQPGQPLYVLLYASAIIFFCFFYTALVFNPRETADNLKKSGAFVPGIRPGEQTAKYIDKVMTRLTLVGAMYITFICLIPEFMRDAMKVPFYFGGTSLLIVVVVIMDFMAQVQTLMMSSQYESALKKANLKGYNR
- the rpmJ gene encoding 50S ribosomal protein L36 gives rise to the protein MKVRASVKKLCRNCKIVKRNGVVRVICSAEPKHKQRQG
- the rpsM gene encoding 30S ribosomal protein S13; the protein is MARIAGINIPDHKHTVIALTAIYGIGKTRSQAICAATGIAEDVKISELSEEQIDKLRDEVAKFVVEGDLRREVTLSIKRLMDLGTYRGLRHRRGLPVRGQRTKTNARTRKGPRKPIKK
- the rpsK gene encoding 30S ribosomal protein S11, whose translation is MAKAPIRARKRVRKQVSDGVAHIHASFNNTIVTITDRQGNALGWATAGGSGFRGSRKSTPFAAQVAAERCAEAVKEYGIKNLEVMVKGPGPGRESTIRALNAAGFRITNITDVTPIPHNGCRPPKKRRV
- the rpsD gene encoding 30S ribosomal protein S4, yielding MARYLGPKLKLSRREGTDLFLKSGVRAIDTKCKIEQAPGQHGARKPRLSDYGVQLREKQKVRRTYGVLERQFRNYYKEAARLKGNTGANLLQLLEGRLDNVVYRMGFGATRAEARQLVSHKAIMVNGRVVSIASYQVSPNDVVSIREKAKKQSRVKAALELAEQREKPTWLEVDAAKMEGVFKRIPERTDLSADINEHLIVELYSK
- a CDS encoding DNA-directed RNA polymerase subunit alpha, whose protein sequence is MQGSVTEFLKPRLVDIEQVSSTHAKVTLEPLERGFGHTLGNALRRILLSSMPGCAVTEVEIDGVLHEYSTKEGVQEDILEILLNLKGLAVRVQGKDDVILTLNKSGIGPVTAADIVHDGDVEIVKPQHLICHLTDENAAISMRIKVQRGRGYVPASARIHTEEDERPIGRLLVDACYSPVERIAYNVEAARVEQRTDLDKLVIEMETNGTIDPEEAIRRAATILAEQLEAFVDLRDVRQPEVKEEKPEFDPILLRPVDDLELTVRSANCLKAEAIHYIGDLVQRTEVELLKTPNLGKKSLTEIKDVLASRGLSLGMRLENWPPASIADE